One segment of Mobula birostris isolate sMobBir1 chromosome 29, sMobBir1.hap1, whole genome shotgun sequence DNA contains the following:
- the ccdc115 gene encoding coiled-coil domain-containing protein 115 isoform X2 produces MSGEAGRGPLCERLDEQLLRYLEEMEQLNDRRERLERLMEQGWFSLSKARYSMGTNWVSSLQYGPEMVPLARVDVRKKTVTTTSEWSGWTLESKRVGPSWKSAWRLRRSDPKSRRKLHSLQSLEEWAVPGDAHGDQHPVLLADRQLAERRCLVGPKLAGPPARGDVRGRMLPAGTFSAAG; encoded by the exons ATGTCCGGGGAGGCCGGGCGGGGGCCGCTCTGTGAGCGGCTGGACGAGCAGCTGCTGCGCTACCTGGAGGAGATGGAACAGCTGAACGACCGCAGGGAGCGGCTGGAGAGGCTGATGGAGCAG GGTTGGTTCTCGCTCTCCAAGGCTCGCTACTCCATGGGGACCAACTGGGTTTCTTCTCTCCAGTATGGACCGGAGATGGTGCCGTTGGCTCGTGTTGACGTGAG AAAGAAGACGGTTACTACAACTTCAGAGTGGAGCGGGTGGACTCTGGAGAGCAAACGGGTGGGACCATCGTGGAAAAGCGCTTGGAGATTGAGGAGATCGGACCCAAAGAGCAGGAGGAAGCTCCACTCG CTACAAAGCCTGGAGGAATGGGCTGTTCCTGGGGACGCAcatggagaccaacatccggtgctgctggcagatcgtCAACTCGCTGAGAGACGCTGTTTGGTTGGCCCGAAGCTTGCTGGTCCGCCAGCAcgtggagatgtccgtgggagaatgctgccggctggcacattctcggctgcagga tga
- the ccdc115 gene encoding coiled-coil domain-containing protein 115 isoform X1, which yields MSGEAGRGPLCERLDEQLLRYLEEMEQLNDRRERLERLMEQGWFSLSKARYSMGTNWVSSLQYGPEMVPLARVDVSQKEDGYYNFRVERVDSGEQTGGTIVEKRLEIEEIGPKEQEEAPLVRRRRKPEDSGEKAPRADEEVCGTQASAEDRARPLRPGGPPLARDPLRWFGVLVPHSLRLAQASFKEVMELAAEVATLQSRISNTKSRYRDLLRRKQELAERPSL from the exons ATGTCCGGGGAGGCCGGGCGGGGGCCGCTCTGTGAGCGGCTGGACGAGCAGCTGCTGCGCTACCTGGAGGAGATGGAACAGCTGAACGACCGCAGGGAGCGGCTGGAGAGGCTGATGGAGCAG GGTTGGTTCTCGCTCTCCAAGGCTCGCTACTCCATGGGGACCAACTGGGTTTCTTCTCTCCAGTATGGACCGGAGATGGTGCCGTTGGCTCGTGTTGACGTGAG TCAGAAAGAAGACGGTTACTACAACTTCAGAGTGGAGCGGGTGGACTCTGGAGAGCAAACGGGTGGGACCATCGTGGAAAAGCGCTTGGAGATTGAGGAGATCGGACCCAAAGAGCAGGAGGAAGCTCCACTCG tgaggaggaggaggaagcccGAGGACAGCGGGGAGAAGGCGCCGCGTGCCGACGAGGAGGTCTGCGGGACGCAGGCCTCGGCGGAAGATCGTGCGAGACCATTGCGGCCGGGGGGACCACCGCTGGCTCGGGATCCGCTGAGGTGGTTTGGGGTCCTGGTGCCGCACAGCCTGAGGCTCGCTCAGGCCTCTTTCAAAGAGG TTATGGAGCTGGCAGCTGAGGTGGCCACTCTCCAGAGCAGAATCTCAAACACCAAATCACGGTACCGGGACCTCCTGCGGCGGAAACAGGAGCTGGCAGAGCGGCCGAGCCTATGA